The following are from one region of the Penaeus chinensis breed Huanghai No. 1 chromosome 5, ASM1920278v2, whole genome shotgun sequence genome:
- the LOC125025861 gene encoding nucleomorphin-like encodes MRALQVSVLVATALLAALESGVVAAPRGTYSYRTVHQASSSNNALTPSRTRGLASTSRQNGLDRQTQRSPYSPVDYTPEVKSARNAFFKLYDKQAKLAKDAPDTDVDGRYSYSQRLSGNAAEDNDDDADMYYYYYYDDEEHSNEEEEYEFEDEEDDDEEESHEGDEDDDDEEDDDDEEEEEEESHEEDEEEEEDSEEGEDSSEEDGADSSSEEGADSSSEEGADSSSEEGGVSSSEEGDDSEESSEEGDDDDSSSSSSSSEEDGVGGFDIASWGRRNTKALLARTPRPVTDTPEVKQEKRNFFRLYKKQAELSFNAPDH; translated from the exons ATGCGTGCTTTGCAA GTGTCAGTGTTGGTGGCGACGGCGCTGTTGGCTGCGCTGGAGAGTGGCGTGGTGGCAGCCCCCAGAGGCACCTACTCCTACAGGACGGTCCACCAAGCCAGCTCCTCGAACAACGCTCTGACACCTTCACGGACGCGGGGCCTGGCAAGCACCAGCAGGCAAA ATGGACTGGACAGACAAACCCAGCGGTCTCCTTACTCCCCGGTGGACTATACGCCCGAGGTGAAGTCAGCGAGAAACGCCTTCTTCAAGCTCTATGACAAACAAGCTAA GCTCGCGAAGGACGCCCCAGACACGGACGTCGACGGCCGCTATTCCTACTCCCAGAGGCTGTCGGGAAACGCAGCCGAGGACAACGACGACGATGCCGAcatgtactattactactactatgacgaCGAGGAGCACAGCAACGAGGAAGAGGAGTATGAGTTCGAGGATGAAGAGGACGACGATGAGGAAGAGAGCCacgaaggagatgaagatgatgatgatgaagaagatgacgatgacgaagaagaagaggaggaggaaagtcatgaggaagacgaagaggaggaggaggactcggaagaaggagaagactcGTCGGAGGAGGACGGTGCTGACTCGTCCTCTGAGGAGGGCGCTGACTCGTCCTCTGAAGAAGGCGCTGACTCGTCCTCGGAGGAAGGGGGCGTGTCTAGCAGCGAGGAAGGGGACGACTCGGAGGAATCTTCTGAAGAAGGCGACGACGACGactcttcctcgtcttcgtcttcgtcggaAGAGGACGGCGTCGGCGGTTTCGACATCGCCAGCTGGGGAAGACGGAATACCAAAGCCCTCTTGGCCCGTACCCCGAGGCCAGTCACGGACACGCCAGAGGTCAAGCAGGAGAAAAGGAACTTCTTCAGACTGTACAAGAAGCAGGCGGAGCTCTCTTTCAACGCCCCCGACCACTGA